The genomic stretch CCCCTGCATTAGCATATCATTGGCCTGGTTACTTCCGGCATTTCCATCAAGTTCATCGGACAGTGTGGCAAAAAGACTGGCCTCAAAACCAACGTCCCAATTGGAACCAAAAGCAACGCTTCCTCCCAGCCTTACCGGTATGTATAATGCGGTAGGGGTTGTTTTAATAATGGTGACCTCTGTTTGATCAGGATAGGCGTAGGCCTGCTGTTCCGGAATTGCGATAAAACCAAGCCCAACTCCTGCGTATCCATTTACCCGGAAGCGTTCGATATGGGTTTCGAAAGGGAGAAAATAAAATTCAGGCATGAAATCAACATAAATGGCATCACCGGTAAAGGCGTAAGCCTTGTTTTCTTCCCCCCATTCGAAGGCTCTTTCTGCCAAGTATTCCATATTACTACTGACATGCTGATAGCCTGCAGAAAGCCTTAAGTTTATTCGACGATTGATTTTTTTTGCTGCGGACAATGTTACGGAACCAAAGATCGGGAAATCTAATTTTCTATAGGGTCCCCCATTGTCAGAGTACATGGATGCCGGTCCTCCTGCTAATGTCAATGTATATACCCTGGGGATACGTTCTTTATAGAAATTCTGCGCAGACAAGGTGCCTGGAATGATGAGAAAAAAGAGGGAGGTGATAAGTAAGTATCTAGCAGCCATGCGATGAAGGGTTGGGTTTGGGGAAGTTAGCAAATTTTAGATTGACATTTAGGTCAAACAAGTATTGTACCAAATTAAGCACGGGTAGTATTTATAAATACCAGTTATATACTAAAAATTACGTAATAGGCCATGAGGAAATTTTCCTCACTTAGTGGAAAGTGTACTATGGAAAGTAGGGGCATACCAAGTGATTTTAGTGGTTAAGTGTTATTGAACTAGGCAATAAAGCACCTTCTTTGTTGACGTTTTATTTATTATGAGTCTCCACAATCATACACGTAGCCAAGCATAATTGAATAAATTGTGTTTCCGTCCTTTTATTCAGGTGTAAAATTGCTTTCAATAGGTCTATGAATGCTACGCATTTCCCTTGATGAAAAGGACGGAAAATCCAGTCCGGTGGTGATACCTTTAAATTGGGGAGGACAAGTTTTCCAGTGAGGAAAATACGTTACCCAATTTAATTTAAGAAAACTGCTCCGGCCTGAAAATGAATGGATCTCGCTGTTCCACGACGCGAGCTAATTCATTTTCTTAACGGCCTGCTCATTTTTCTTAAACCGGTCTCACCAAGGGACTTCCTTAATTTTCGAAATCGCATTTTGTAATGGTACCACTACGTGTAAAATTACCGATAGTCATTTTATTTATTTCATTATCCTATTATCAATGATTTTTTGGTAGAAGTTAATGTAAGTATATTTATTGTTAGATCATTTCCGTAAATTTTATTCCGGAAATATGAAAGGGCCGATGATAAAACATTGCGGTATATTTTGCTAATTAGCTTATGGGATTTATAAGAGGTGTTCATCACATTGCCATTATTTGTTCAGATTATAAACGTTCTAAAGCGTTTTATACGGAAGTATTGGGGTTGACAGTGCTCAGGGAGGTTTACAGGGAAGAGCGACAGTCTTATAAGCTTGATCTTTGTGTCGAAGGGCGATATGTCATTGAGCTCTTTTCTTTTCCGAAGCCACCTCCAAGGGTGAGTTTGCCAGAAGCATGTGGGTTACGGCATTTGGCATTTGAGGTGGAGGATTTAGTGTCAGCTGTAGGGGAGCTGGAGTCAAATCATGTGGTGGTAGAGGCAATAAGGATGGATGAATTTACTGGTAAGCGATTCGCCTTTTTCCAAGATCCAGATGGGTTGCCCATAGAACTATATGAAGGCTAGAACCACTTTTTTCGTTTAAAATACCTGATCATAAACAATGTGATAAGAATAAAAATCACCCATAGAACGGGGTAGCTATATTTCCATTCCAGTTCTGGCATTACCTGAAAGTTCATGCCGTAAATGCCTGCGATAAATGTCAATGGTATAAATATAGTCGAAATGACTGTTAGGGTTTTCATGACTTCATTTTGCTTGATGCTGAGCTGTGTCATGTAAAGTTCTGCCAAACTGCTCATGGTTTCCCGCTGAAGCTCCAATCCTTCCAGGATTTCTATGGTGTGCTCGTAAATATCATTAATATAGGTGAGGTTTTTTCGCTTTATCAGCGGGTGCTCTGATTTTCTCCAAAGGGAGATCAATTCACGCATTGGCCAGATATTGTTTCTGATTTTCCGGAGCGTCTTTCGGTGATGGTGAATGGTGTTTAGGTTTACATTGGATTTGTTCTGTAAGATCTGGTCATCATATTTTTCCACGGTATCACTGATTAATTCCTGTATGCCAAAATATTCATCTATGATGGCATCCACCAATACATATGTAAAATAATCAGAGCCCAACTTTCGCATTTTTCCTTTAGGGTTTTCCAGCCTGACTCGTATATTATCAAAAATATCCTGGGGTGTTTCTTGAAATGAAAGGATATAGTTTTGCCCAAAAAGGATGCTTATTTGTTCTGTTTGAATTTCAGAAATGCTGTTTTTCGAATAAAGCATTTTGACCAGCACAAAGATGTGATCATCAAACTCTTCGATTTTTGGCCTTTGAGAGGTATTGGTAATATCTTCTATGACCAGGGGGTGGATGGACAGAAGTTCTGAAATCTTTAAAATGAGATCCTCATCTTGGATGGAACTGATGTTTAACCAGAATTTTAGATCTTTCCTTTCCAGAAATGGCTTTAATTCCTCAAGATCCTGAATGAGGTGTTTTTCGAAATGTTGCTCTCCAAAAGAGTAAAGTTCCAGGATAGGCTTGGACATAAACGAATCGGCTTTTTCACTCGTTTTTGACATACTCAGGTAGTATTTCAAATAGCTTCTGGTTGGTCAAAGGTTTCTCAATAAACCCTTTTACCACTTCAAAGGTTCTTGATTTTTTGCGATCCTGATAATCAATGGAGCTTGATAGCATGAGTATGATATCTTCTCGTTCAGGGCAGAGCAACTCGTATTGTTCTAGGAAGTCCCACCCATTCATTACTGGCATATTTATATCCAGAAAGATAAGTAGTCTCTTTTCATTGTCCAACTCCCCGATTTTTTCAAGAGCATCTTTAGCTTCCAAAAACTCCGCGATCTCGTCACATAAATTGAGCCTCCCTAGTAATCTCTTGTTAATCAAGTTGTTGATTGGGTCGTCATCTATTAAAACAATTGAATCAAATGCGAGCATCAATCGTGTCTTAAAATTTATAAATTCCATTTTTCCAATTAAAAGTAAGATACGGATATATTTTAAGTTTCAAAAAATAATTTATGCCCTGATTTTTCTGTTTTCCTAGTGGATATTTACCGATTTAGTATGCTGGTAAACGAAAAAGAGGACATGATCCATGTCCTCTTAATATTGTTTTTTCATGAAAATGGTCCGGCTTACATCATGCCGCCCATTCCGCCACCGCCCATAGGAGGTGCTGGCTGACCGCCTTCTTCCTTCACATCAGCTACCACACACTCAGTAGTAAGCAGTAGGGCTGCGATGGAAGCAGCGTTCTCAAGTGCTAGACGGGTAACTTTTGTCGGGTCGATTACTCCAGCTGCAAACAGGTCTTCAAACTTGTCGGTTCTGGCGTTATAACCGAAGTTACCGGTTCCTTCTTTGATCTTATTGATTACCACTGATCCTTCAGCGCCTGCATTGGCGACGATGGCTCTTAGTGGAGATTCGATGGCTTGTCTGATGATGTTGATACCAGTGTCTTGGTCATCATTTTCACCTTTTAGTCCTTCCAGTGCAGAAGTTGTTCTGATCAGGGCTACTCCACCACCGACTACTACACCTTCCTGTACAGCAGCTCTGGTAGCGTGAAGGGCATCATCTACACGGTCTTTCTTCTCTTTCATTTCCACTTCAGTAGCCGCACCGATGTATAGGATTGCTACACCACCAGAAAGCTTGGCAAGTCTTTCTTGCAGTTTCTCTCTGTCGTAGTCGGAAGTGGTTTTTTCGATCTGTGTTTTGATTTCAGAGATTCTGGCTTCGATGGCAGGTTTTTCTCCGGCACCGTTTACGATAGTGGTGTTATCCTTATCGATGTTTACTTTTTCTGCAGTACCTAGGTACTCGATAGAAGCATTTTCCAGTTTGTAACCTCTCTCTTCAGAGATCACGGTACCACCTGTAAGGATGGCGATATCTTCCAGCATCGCTTTTCTTCTGTCGCCGAAACCTGGCGCTTTTACAGCCGCTACTTTCAGTGCACCCCTGATTTTGTTTACTACCAAGGTAGCAAGGGCTTCCCCGTCCACATCTTCTGCGATGATCAGAAGTGGCTTGCCTGATTGGGCTACTGGCTCAAGTACAGGAAGCAATTCTTTCATGGAAGAGATTTTCTTATCGTAGATAAGAATGTATGGATTCTCCAGTTCAGCTTCCATTTTCTCCGTGTTGGTAGTGAAGTAAGGAGAAAGGTAACCTCTGTCAAACTGCATGCCTTCTACAGTTCTTACTTCAGTTTCAGTACCTTTTGCTTCTTCTACGGTGATCACACCGTCTTTGCCTACTTTGTCCATCGCGTCAGCGATCATATTGCCTATTTCCTCATCGTTATTGGCAGAGATCGTACCTACTTGGGCGATTTCTTTAGAGGTAGAGATAGGTTTAGATGTAGCTTTCAGCTCAGCTACTACAGCAGCTACGGCCTTGTCAATGCCTCTTTTGAGATCCATTGGGTTAGCACCAGCTGCCACGTTTTTGATACCTACATTGAAGATAGATTGGGTCAAAACAGTAGCGGTAGTAGTACCGTCACCTGCATTGTCAGCAGTTTTGGAAGCTACTTCTTTCACGAGCTGGGCGCCCATGTTTTCGATAGGCTCTTCCAATTCGATTTCTTTTGCTACAGAGACACCATCTTTTGTGATCGTAGGTGCACCGAATTTCTTGTCGATGATTACATTACGACCTTTTGGGCCTAATGTTACTTTTACTGCTTCAGCAAGAGCGTCTACGCCTTTTTTCAGCCGTTCTCTTGCATCGGTATCGAAAAATAATTCCTTTGCCATTTTGTTGATTTTTTAGATTTTCTTGTTTAATAAACGATAAAAGCGAGTGATTAGAGAATCGCGAAAATGTCTGCTTCTCTCATGATCAAATAATCAGCACCTTCTACTGAAAGTTCTGTACCGGCATATTTGCCGTACAATACAGTGTCTCCCACTTTAACAGTAAGTGGTTCATCTTTTTTACCATTGCCTACAGCTACGACAGTACCTTTTTGGGGTTTCTCTTTGGCAGTGTCAGGGATGTAAAGTCCGGAAGCTGTTTTTTCTTCAGCAGCAGCAGGTTCTACCAGAACTCTGTCTGCAAGTGGTTTGATGTTCACTTTTGACATAATAGTATTGATTTTATAAAGTTTGGTTCATTGATTCCTATTCCTTTCTATCATTTCTTGTGCCAATGGATACGAAGCGTTTTTCTATGACATAAAGTCTTAAATCTTGCTTCATTTGGGAGGTTTCACCATGGCCAATGTGAAGTACATGACAATTTTGCTTTTTGGAATTGTCATTTTTGTCAGTTTTTTGTTAAATTCTAATAAAAAACATGCCTATGAAAAAGCTATCGGATAATTGGATTGCGGAAGGTTGGATAGATTTTGAGTATAAGAAATACCTGCTGCTGGCTTACTTAAAGGAGGTGGAAAGGCATTTCGGAAATGTCAAACTTTATCCTCCCTTGGCCGATCTGATCAATCACTACCGTAAGTTGGAGGAACTGGAGCAAAACAAGGACGGGCTCCGCAATTCATTTCCGCAGCGAGTGGTGGGGATAGACTTTAGAAATGCCAAACTGCAGCGGGAACATGTGACAGGTGAGGGAGAGGTGATGAAGGCGCTCGACGAAATTATTGCGTTTTCACTGCCAAAGATCAAGGGGCAGATCGAGCAGGGAAAAGGTATCTATGATTATATCGAAGAAAACCTGGAAGTGGAGCCAGTGGGCCTCTCACCACTGTACCAAAGAGAAGGCTATGTGTTTATTACCCTGGAAAAATCAGCGGATGTGTTTATTTACGGCTATCAAATGAAACTGTTCGAAAACAGCTTTGAAAAATACCGGGGTATTGCTTTTTCCTTTCTTAAAAAAGAGACCAAAACCCTTGCCCATACCTATGAACAGATCAAGCTGGATCTGGTCAGGTCCAATCAGCAGTTGCCCAATTCAGCCACCTGGCGGGTCCAAAGTAGTAATGTGGTGCCACTTGAGGAAAGTTTACTGCCGGTGAGCAAGCGGATGCTGCTCAGGATGATTGCTTGATGGGAGGGGGATTCCTCTTGTCATCCTGACGGTAGGAAGGATCTTTATCCAATCGCTTTAATTTATAGAGGAATCTCTCAGGCTCCACCGATTTGCAGAGATATGAGGGGGTAAAAACAACCGCTTACTTTGATAAGTAGGATTAGCCAAATGGCATTGTATTCTGGATTAAAACACACGGCTAATGCCGATCCTGCTGTATAGGTTGACGGGGAGATCTTTAGTTCTTCGGTCAAAGGGGATGCCGTAAAGGGCGTCCAGACTGAGTTTTAGCTTTGGGGATAGCTGCTTTTTCAGTTCCAGTCCGAGTGGCCATCCCAAGGTGGTATTGTCTTGCACACGAAAATTTGACTTATAGTTTAAGGAGCCATCTTCATTGTAAGATATATGGTAGATGTCAAAGTCCACGAAATTTTCGTCCCGGATCAATATGCCCGAGAAGGCCCTGAGTTCAAAGCCTTTTAGCGAAACTACCCTGAACTTGGCCAGTAGCCTAAGGTAATTTACATTGTAGCCTTTAAATGAAAAATCACTAACTTCATCAATAGATAAACTTCGGATATGTTCATCCACTTTGGTGGAGACATCGTGGCCTTCGGCAAACATAAAGGATTTGTCAAAGTAATCAGGAAAGTCATTTTGCTTCCCAAAGCCCAGGTCAATCCCGATGGATAGTATGGGTAGCTGCTCTATATTTCTTTCATAATTGAATTCGATATTGTATCCCCCAGTCTGCGGCACCGTCCATGCCTACAACACCGGTTTTCATCCCGATTTCGTGTGATTGGGCTATTGACACTTGGATCAGTGTCAATAGCATTAGTAGTGATAAGATATATTTCATTATTATTCTTTTTTGGATGTTACTCCCTTATTTCCGGTACTAGATAAAAGGAAAAGCCATTGAAATGATAGATTTGCCGCCCCTCTCTTGTTCCATATCCACCATCAGATGCGTTTTCTCCCAGCGCAGTGCATCTATCAAAATTCTGATTGAAGAGCATGAAGGCATGCATTTCAGTGCTCAAAGAAAAAACAACGTCAGCATCCCTGGTGAAATCTCCATTGGTATCGATCGAAATTTTATCCGTGTAATTAATATTGCCTTTCCCATCATTGCGGGCTGCAACAATGATTCTTAAGTCTGATTGGCCTTTCTTCCAGTTATGTTTTAGGAAAGACATACCGGAACTGACCCACTTTTTCTTTTTGACATTGTATCTGCTCACCTTAAATCATATATCATCACCCCAAGGCTCCTCTATCTTTGGGTTGGAATTTACAAAACCATTGCTGTTTATGGAGTAGTCCCCTGTTATTGCCCAAAGAAAAAGCCTATTGGAGTTGGGCCAGTTTCTGGTGTTATTGTGCAGACGGAATTTTGGTATGTTTATTCTAACAGTAGCATCTTCAGGGACTTTTCTACAGTCAATATCCCTATAGGTGGAAGAATAATCCGGGCTTTCGAAGGTGCTGCCATAATATTCAGGTTCATCAAACTTACCAAACACCACGGTAGGGTTATCATAGGCATAATTGTCATCTGCGGTAATATATTCTACTCGCTGGTTGATGCCTGCTGTTCCTTGTTTTTGGCCTAGGGATTCGAATTTGCCGTTTTCGTTTATTCTAAATTTAACAGCAGGGGTCTCTCCACTCCAATTGGGATTCTTCTTTTGGGCTTCGATTTCCATTTCTTTGGTCCACCAGGAAACGGTCAGTTCTTTTAGTGTATCCGGATCAAAACTTTCAGCAAGATAAGGAGCGATTACCCCAATGTCATATTGGTTGATAAAAGCTTTCAAACTGTCCACATTGATGGACTGTTCATTGGTTGTTCTGCTGTTTGCGGCATTTCCATAAAAAGCCCTTACGATGGCCGACTGCTTTCGACTAACAGGATCGGTTTGTTCTTCAAAGAGTCTGCGGAGGTTATATTGTATTTCTCCGGCATTCCCTTTCAGTTCGGCAAAACCGAAAAGTTCCTCTCTGGCCGCAGGATCCTTGAATACTTCTCCCATGTAAAGGGACAGCTCTTTGAGCTGCTTTTCATATTCTTGGCCGTTTGATTGGATAGCAGTTATTTCGCCCCTCCATTTTTCTTTTCGATTTCTTCCTGTCCGTTATCCTGACAGGAGATCATAGCAGTAGTTACGATTATGATTAATGAGAAAAAGTAAATGGTGAATTTTTCATAGTAGAAGAGTTTAAAGATAATCTGTTTTTTTTCTTCTAAAATGGTTTACCTCTTCTGATTTTCCTAAAAATCAGCTACGCAGATATACGCAACATGGTTTTTGTCATAAAAAAAGCCCGGCGATTGCCGGGCTTGGGAGATTTAATTTTCTTTTTGGAGAAGTGAGGGTTCCTTTTCTGTCAGTATGGGAGCCGGCTGTGCAGAATTTATTTTCTGAACATTTTCTTCTCTTTCCTTTTTTCTCAATTCTCGGTTTTTGATAATTTCGTCCCCGGGCTTGCCGAAGAGGATTTTAAATGCCTCCTGCTTGTTTTCGGCCTGCTTGAGGTCTTTGACGATATCATACCACTCGTGGAATACCAAGGTGACAGGGTTATAGCTATTTACGGGTTTGGTAATCCCATAGTTTGGCCGCTCGGCTTCTGCCATAAAAGTCCCGAATATCCTGTCCCAGATGATCAGTGTGGATCCGTAGTTTTTGTCCAGGTAATGCTCGTCACTGGCATGGTGTACACGGTGGTGGGACGGTGTAGTGAAGATATACTCTATTGGCGCAGGAAGTTTTTTGATGTATTCCGTATGGATCCAGAACTGGTACAAGACCGCAATCTGGTGACAGATGAAGAATACAAATGGATCGAAGCCGATCATCACTACTGGAATAAAGAAAATGAACTTGATATGCTGCGTCCAGCTCAGTCGGAAAGAAACCGAGAAATTATATTTTTCTGAATTATGGTGTGTCACGTGTGTAGCCCACCAAAAGCGCTGCTCATGCGCCACACGGTGTGCCCAATACCTGGCAAAGTCAATGGCAATAAAACAAGGTATAAATGACCACCAAGTAGGTGGGATTTTCCAAGGAACAATGTTCCAAAAGAAAAGTACAGCAGAAAACAACACGACTTTGATCAAGGCACTAATCCCGACATTGATCAGCCCTATGGATGAGGCCGCCAAGAAGTCCTTACCGTCGTATGAGTCCCTGTTTTTGTATAAACTCAATCCCCATTCTGCGAAAACCAGTGCAAACATTACTGGAGCTGCCCATAGGATAATGTTTGGCCATTCTGTGGCACCTATATCCTCAAGGGTTTTATAGTTCTCAAACATAAAATCGATGTTATAAGTTATTAAAATTTTGGAATCAAACTAAAAGGTAAGGCTAAAAACGCGGTTTAACAAATCAATAGCGTGATATTAACATTTGTTTACAATCTCCTAATTTCCCAAAAAAAAAGCCCAGTCAATGACTGGACTTTGTGAGATTTGAGTTTTAGCTTCGATTATTGTGCGCTGTCCGATGGTGCAGTTAATTCTTCTGTACCTTGCTCTTCTGAGGGAAGGATGCTTTCCTCTTCTCCGAACGATGGAGCGACCATTTGCTCCTTGGCACTTTCTATATTCGGAGAGGAAAATTCAGTGGATCCTCCAGCATTGTTTTCCAGAAAAGCTGAAGTCCCCAATGAGAGCACCAGTATGGAAATGGACAATACCCATGTGGCTTTTTCAAGGATGTTACCGGTTTTGGTAACGCCCATGATTTGGGAAGCCCCACCACCAAAAGCAGCACCAACACCACCTTTGGAGTCTTGACCAAGGATTACCAATACTAAGATAACCGCCAAAACAATGACGATGCTGATAAGTAAAGTATACATATGCTAAATGAAGTTAATCTTTTAATTCTTTTATTAAGTTCGCAAAATAAGCTTTTTTATTCGGAAACTTCAAGCTTAATTTCTGATAAATATCGATTGCCTTGTCTTTTTTTCCCTGTTTGGTCAATAGCTTGGCGTATGATTCCGAAAGTAATTTGTCGGACAGCTGCGTACTGTTTTTGGAGAGGTCTGTGTTTTTGCCTGTGTTTTCTATTTCCTTGATCGTGGCCAGCTTGATCTCTTTTTTGCTGAAGGCTTTGATAATATCAAGTTGCTCTTGCTTTTTGGCGTCTTTGATGAGTTTTTTTTCTTTTTTTCTGATGGTTTCGATCAGGTCATCGTTCTTCGGAGTCTTTTTCTTGGACGTCTTTTTTGAGCTTGGAGAAGCTTGTTGGTCGGTTTTAGGCTCTTTTTCAGCTTCTACATGGCGTAATTTGTTGAGGTTTTCCTCCAGCTTTCGCAGCACTTCTGCTCGGTCTGATCCAGAAGACTGGTGCTTTTCCTCCGTTTTGTCCGGATTACTGGTTGCAGAAGGAATGGGTTTCTCTGGTGCTCCTGCTTTTGGAGGAGGTGGAACCTTTGTCTGAGTGGTTTTAGATGTCGAGGATGCCGCAAAATGGATATCTTCTTCGATCAAGGTTTTGAGCCATGCCCTGTCTGGGCTTTGGACAGCTGCCCAGTGTAGGAGTTCCTGTGATTTGCCCTTGGAGATTTTCCTTTCGTATTTGGCTGCCAGTACTTTGGGAACCAAAAAATACGGAAATGTTTCGTGGAGCTTCAGCAGTGACCTGAAATCTTCCTTCTCCAGAGAGTTGCTCTTTTTGATGATATTTAAAAACTGGGCTGCGTTCACAAGTCAGGTATTTTTGGTTGGTTATCCAATTTAAAGAAAATTACCAATTTGCCACAGTAGAGGTGAAAATATCCTGAATGATGTTTTCAAATATAATGTCGATCAGGTCCGTTTCTACTGCGAGTACTGAGGTGCTTCGGGGGTCATAGTCCTGATAGAAAGAGTAGGTCTTTTTACTGTCCTGCTCTTCATCGCTGAGGTTGATATAGTTGACTTCCACAGCGATGGTCAGGCGCATTTGGCCAGCCCGATCAGGTTGGTTGGGATCTGTGGTAGAGACGGTGGCCTGGGGAGTGAGGGAGTATCGGGTGATGGCTCCTTCAAACTGCAGGTCCCCGTTGGTTTGGACCAGCTCCAATTGTGTGTTTCGCTGAAAATAATCCTTTATTGATTCGGTGAAGTTTTGCCCCATATTGGCTGGGCCTCCACCGGAGTCATTAAAGAAATTGGCCACAGAGAATGTCTGGGTTAGATTATAGTCTAAGTTGGTGCCGGTAAAACTGTATTCCACTTTACAGCCCCATAGCAGCATCAGTGGACAGAGCACCATGAGAAACATGAGCTTAGGTTTACTCATTGATATCATATTGTTTGATTTTTCGGTAAAGGGTACGCTCAGAAATGCCCAGGTCCTGCGCCGCATATTTCCGTTTGTTATTGTGCTTTCTAAGGGCTTTTATGATCAACTCTTTTTCTTTTTTCTCGATGGATAGTGAGTTATCATCCTCTTCGTGAATGATGTCTTCGATTTCATCATCATATTCCTCAGTACGTGAGTGCTGATTGGAGATTTTTCCTGACTCCAGTACGATAGGCATAGCGGAAGGACTCGGCTCCTTGGAAGGGGTATCTTCAAAAGATACTGAAGTGTCCATGTCTTCAAACAACGAATGGTGTTTTTTGATGATGTTTTGGTTGATACCGCCAGACTGATAAGTGTCAAGGACCAGTTTTTTGAGCTCGGTCATGTCCTTTTTCATGTCAAAGAGGACTTTGTACAGGATTTCCCTTTCGGAAAAATCAGAAGATGACTCGCCTTCTTTTCCTCCTCGCGTGTAGGGAGCTGGCAAATTGGACTCTGTGGTGGGAAGGTATTTGGCCAGTGTGATGGCATTGACATCCCTGTCCTCTTCCAGTAGCGATATTTGTTCGGCTAGGTTTTTCAATTGCCTGATATTGCCCTTAAAAGGAAATTTTTTAAGTAGCTCCCTGGCTTCCCCATCCAGTGAAATAGGTTTTACTTTGTATTTTTCACTAAAATCAGTTGTAAACTTCCTGAAAAGCAGGCTGATGTCATCGCCTCTTTCCCGAAGAGGAGGGACAAAGATGGGAACGGTGTTTAAGCGGTAATAAAGGTCTTCTCTGAATTTACCCTTTTCTACTGCTTGGATAAGGTTCACGTTAGTGGCAGCAATGACACGGACATCGGTCTTTTGGACTTTGGAGGATCCTACTTTTATAAACTCTCCATTTTCGAGTACCCGAAGGAGCCGGGCTTGGGTGCCCAGTGGCATTTCACCGATTTCATCCAAAAATAGCGAGCCGCCATCAGTGACTTCGAAATATCCCTTTCGCGCTTCATGCGCTCCAGTGAAGGAGCCTTTCTCATGTCCGAACAACTCCGAGTCTATAGTGCCTTCCGGGATGGCACCACAGTTTATGGCAATGAATTTTCCGTGCTTCCGAGTGCTGATAGAATGGATGATCTTGGAAAAGGACTCTTTACCACTTCCACTTTCTCCAGTGATCAGTACGGTCATCTCCGTAGGGGCAGCCTGCATGGCTACCCTGATGGCGTGATTGAGCAGCGGGCTGTTGCCGATTATTCCAAAACGCTGTTTTATAGATAGTACTTCCGCGTCTGTTATCATAGATTTCAGGGGCTTTAGTGGGTTAGGACAGGACTTCGCCAAATAGGGTGGCAGCGGTACAGTCCACTATTTTTACACGGACGTAATCTCCTTTTTGGTGGTTCCCTTTTGGGAAAATAACCACCTTGTTGGCAGAATTTCTGCCTTTTAGCTGCTCTTCAGAGCGCTTGGATGTGCCTTCTACCAATACTTCTTGGATTTGCCCCAGATCAAGTTTGTTCCTTTCCATGGAATGTTGGGACTGCCTGGCGATGATTTCCTGAAGCCTACGTTTTTTAGTCTCCAAAGGAATGTCATCTTTATACTTTTTGGCAGCGAGTGTCCCAGGTCGTTCTGAATAGAAGAACATATAGGAAAAATCGTACTTCACGATATCCATTAAGCTCAAGGTCTCTTGATGTTCTTCTTCGGTTTCTGAGCAGAATCCTGCGATCATATCAGAAGAAATACCACATTCCTGTCCCAGGATTTCACGGATCTTGGACACTCTTTCGAGGTACCATTCACGGTCGTAGGTCCTGTTCATCAGGTCAAGCACACGGCTATTGCCACTTTGGGCAGGGAGGTGGATGTATTTACA from Echinicola soli encodes the following:
- a CDS encoding LptE family protein, producing MSKPKLMFLMVLCPLMLLWGCKVEYSFTGTNLDYNLTQTFSVANFFNDSGGGPANMGQNFTESIKDYFQRNTQLELVQTNGDLQFEGAITRYSLTPQATVSTTDPNQPDRAGQMRLTIAVEVNYINLSDEEQDSKKTYSFYQDYDPRSTSVLAVETDLIDIIFENIIQDIFTSTVANW
- the secG gene encoding preprotein translocase subunit SecG; translated protein: MYTLLISIVIVLAVILVLVILGQDSKGGVGAAFGGGASQIMGVTKTGNILEKATWVLSISILVLSLGTSAFLENNAGGSTEFSSPNIESAKEQMVAPSFGEEESILPSEEQGTEELTAPSDSAQ
- a CDS encoding sigma-54 interaction domain-containing protein, with the translated sequence MITDAEVLSIKQRFGIIGNSPLLNHAIRVAMQAAPTEMTVLITGESGSGKESFSKIIHSISTRKHGKFIAINCGAIPEGTIDSELFGHEKGSFTGAHEARKGYFEVTDGGSLFLDEIGEMPLGTQARLLRVLENGEFIKVGSSKVQKTDVRVIAATNVNLIQAVEKGKFREDLYYRLNTVPIFVPPLRERGDDISLLFRKFTTDFSEKYKVKPISLDGEARELLKKFPFKGNIRQLKNLAEQISLLEEDRDVNAITLAKYLPTTESNLPAPYTRGGKEGESSSDFSEREILYKVLFDMKKDMTELKKLVLDTYQSGGINQNIIKKHHSLFEDMDTSVSFEDTPSKEPSPSAMPIVLESGKISNQHSRTEEYDDEIEDIIHEEDDNSLSIEKKEKELIIKALRKHNNKRKYAAQDLGISERTLYRKIKQYDINE